The following DNA comes from Desulfuromonas sp..
ATTGATGGGATCAGGGAGGGATTGCGAAAATCTATTTTTGGCAACGCCTCCAGCTCTTCGAAAACAATAAAAAAGGGCCGCTTCCAGAGGGAAGCGGCCCGGCATGGTCGGTTGGTATGGATAACTTACTTTACGACTGTGATGACCGCGCTGTTCTGTGCCTGTTCATTGGCATCGTCGGTCACCGTCAAGGTGAGGGTGTACGTGCCGGTTTTTTTGTACTTGTGAACGACCGTCGCGCCCGTATCGGCGGCGCCGTCACCGAAATCCCACTGAAAGCTGACCAGGGTGCCGTCGGGGTCGTACGATGCGGATCCGTCAAAGGTTGTCTCCTGTCTAACCAGCACGGTCCGGTCCGATCCTGCATCGGCGACCGGCGGGACGTTGACGCTGCCCTCATCGATGGTGACAGAGGTGGTGTCAGCGGCCGATGCCCCAGTCGGGTCGGTGACGGTCAGAACCACGGTGTAGACTCCTGCCGCCGTGTAGCTGTGACTGGGGTCCTGTTCCGTCGCCGTGGCGCCGTCGCCGAAGTCCCAAAGGTAGGTCAGTGGGTCCCCGTTCACATCGTAGCTGCCCGCACCGGAAAGAAACACCGGGGCCTGGATGGACCCCGTGTAGGGACCGTTGGCCATGGCAACCGGCGGCGTGTTGACCGGGGGCGGGGGTTGGTACTCGGCGGCCAGGGTCGTTGCGGCGTTGAACCGGTCACTTGCTTCGCACACGATCGATATCGGGGCTTGCTCATCTCCCTGAAGGGTGATGAGCGCCTCGGCGGTGCCGCTGAACAGGGTATCCCAAATTCCGTCCGCGTCGAAGTCCCAGCGGTATTCAAGAGTTCCATCCCAGGTGGTGAACTGGTCCGGGTCGTTTACGTAGGCTGTTGCGGTCAACTCGATTCCGGGGCGGGAAATAACCGACAAAAGGCCGACTTCGTCATTGGCGACATAGACGCTCTGGCCATTGGCCCGGGCATTCCTGGCGTAATTGGGCAAGAAAAGACTGCCTTTAAGGACCGGGTTGCCCGGATCGGTTACATCGATGATCTGCAGGCCCTGACCGTAGTCCGCCACATAAGCGAAGCCATCAGCGACATCGACCCCTATGGCCGCACCGAGGGTGTCGAAGCTGCCGAGCGAAACAGGTTGAAGGGGGTCGGAGAGGTCCAGAATTTCAAGACCGTCGTAACGCTCGGCCACGTAGGCGAGCCCATCGGAAATAACCAGTTCGTCGGCGTAGCTTGGGGTGGCGTAGTTGGCGGCTATGAACGGGGCTGCCGGATCCGTCACGTCGACGATCTGAATGCCGCCGCCGAAATCGGAGACATAGGCATAAGTGCCCGAGACGAAGACGCTCAGGGTATAGGCCGGGGTGTCGACGCCGCCGACCAGAACCGGGGAGAAGGGGTCGGAGATGTCGATGATCTGCAGTCCCTCCATGGCATCTGCCACGTAGGCGAAGTTGCCGACAACGTGAATCCCTTCGGCGGAACCGGGGGTGTCTGCGAAGGCGACCTGGGCGGGTTGGGTCGGATCAGATACGTCCATGACGAGGAGGCCGCCGGCATCGGCGGCGAGATAGGCCAGGGATCCGGAGACCTGGACGTCGTGGGCGGGGGTCGAGGTCGGAATCTGGCCCACCAGGGCAAGTTGGGAGGGATTGGAGGTGTCCAGAATCTGCAGACCGCCGGTGCCGTCGGCCACGTAAGCGAGGTTCCCCGACAGGTCGACCCCGTAGGCTGTCCCGGGGGTATTGTAAGTGCCCGCCAGTTCGGTGAACATGACCTCTTTCTCGGAGACGTCCAGCAGGTCGTTTTGTGGCGGGTTGTTGTAGGAAACGGCCCAGATGTCTCGGGTCGCCTGGGCCGTCTGCCCGGCGCTGTCGCGCACCTCCATGCGAACCGTGTGGGAAAAGGTCCGGTCCAGGGATGTCAGGGGGAGAGGAAGTGTCAGGTCGGCGAGGCGGACGCCGTCCTGATAGTCGGCTAAGAAAAGGGTGCTGCCGTCCACGGCGACATGTATGGCCAGGCCCGAATTTTGGTAGGTGCCGATCGTAGTCGGCTGGGCGGGGTCGCTCAGATCGACCGCGAGGACGCCCCAATCGGACGCGGCGAGGTAGCCGTAATCCCCGGAAATTGCCAGACTGCGAATCGTTTCTGTCGTGTCGAGTGCTCCGAAGGGGGCCGGGTTGGCCGGGTCGGTGATGTCGAGAATCTGGAGGCCGGCATCGTAGGCGCTCACATAGAGAAGGTTGTTGACGACCTTTACCTCTAGGGCGGTCCCGCCGGTGGCGTAGGAGGCGACGAGGAGGGGTTGGGCAGGGTTGGTGACATTGAAAACCTGCACTCCACCGAAGTTGTCGGCGACATAGGCGAAATTGCCGGAGACGGCAACCCCGCTGGCATAACCGGGGGTGGCGGCGGCGCCGATCAGAACCGGGCTGGAGGGGGTGCTGACGTCCACCACCTGGAGGCCGGAGCTGCCTGCTGCCAGGTAGGCATAGTTGCCAGCCACGTTAAGGGAGAGGGGCGAGCTTGGCGGGGAGAGGACGTTCACCAGGGTCGGCGTCGCGGGGAAGGTGATGTCAATGATCTGAAACCCTCCTCCGGAGCTGGCAACGAAAAGATGATTGCCGACTGCCTGGAGGTCATAGGCGGATCCTGTCAGGGCCAGGCTGCCCACCACGGACGGGTTGGCTCGATCTTCGATGTGGAGGACCTGAAGGCCTCCGGAACCGCCGGCCACGTAGGCATAGCTGCCGACCACCTCGATCTTTCGCGCCTCCCCCGGGGTGTCGACAATGCTGTCCGGCAGGGCGAGCCCTTTGGGCAGGGCATAGGCATGGGCCAGGGCCTTTTCGGCGGCATAAGGGGTGTCCCAGGTTCCGTCGTCGTCGAAGTCCCAGCGGACCTGCAACTCGCCCGCCAGGTCTTCGGCATCGGAGACGGTGCCTGCGTCGAGTTGGATGACGAGGGTTTCCGAGGGGCCGTGCTGGTTTTCCGGGGTGACGGTGAAACGGGCCTGCGGCGGCAGATTCGATGCTGAAACAGAATAGTCTCTTGCAGTGCTTTGAATGGCGCCCAGCCTGTCGCGCAGTTCGACCCGGACGGTGTAGCTGCCCGGGGCGAGACCTGAGCGGGTGGTTTCCAGCGAGGGGGCGAAAGGGGTGTCCCAGGTTCCGTCGTCTTCGAAATCCCAGCGGGCCTCGAGTGAAGAGGCGCCGTCCTCGATGTCGAGGCTGGAGGAGGCGTCGAAGGTGAAAAGGCTTTCGGAACTTCCTTCCGTTGGGGACACGGTCAGTCCCGGCAAGGGCGGAGCGTCGGGCACCGTGCTGTCCGTTACGACGAGATCGGTGGGATTCAGCGCCTCTTCCCGGTTGCCGACCGAGTTGGTCCCCCGGGTCTCGATGGCGTAGAGGCCGTTCGGCAGGGGAGGGGTGGTGAAGGTGAACTCTTCCTCCCCCCAGTCGAAAATCCCGTCGACCGGTTGGGCAGGGATCCAGGGGCCGCCGTTGATGCGGTATTCCACTGCGGTGATGGTGTTGAGGGTGACGTCCGATATGAAGAGATTTCTGCTGGCCAGGGCCCGGTCGGTGGCCACGCCGGTAAAGGTGAAGGTCTCCGTCCCGGTGTACCCAAGAACGGCCGTCTCCGGAACGGTGTCGAGGGGGTCGAGAATCCCGTCCCCGTCGCTGTCCCGCCAGCCGATCTGACCGCCACTGTAGGGACCGATCGTTTCGTAAGTGGAGATCATGATGTCCGGAAGCCCTTCGCCGGCTCCCCAGAAATAACCGTTGCCATCATTGGTCTGGGCGTTGGCATTGATCACGTTCAGGTACCCTTCGCGTTCGATAGGGCTTCGGCATGCGTCGGGGCAGTACTGGTCGAGGGCGTTGAAAATGTGCATGGTTTCATGGCGCAGGGCGGCGCCGCCCCTGAAATCCGCGTTGAAGATCGTGGTCGAAGGGCCGCCCAGAGTCGCATACGCTCTCCCCGGACCGTTTCTGACGAGGACCGCATAGGCCCAGTCGGTTTGGTAAAGGTTGCGCAGGTCGTTGACGTAGGCATTGAGGTCGGCAGGCGCGGCGTTGGGCTTGCCGGATTTGCTGACTTCTTTGACGAAGGTGAAGGAGAGGCCTGCGTTCGGCTGGTCTTCTATGAATTGCTCGAGGGCCGCGGTGTTCAGGTCGAATGCGGGATCGATGGCGGCCTTGTCCCAGTCCCCGTCGTCGCCGGGAACGAAGAAGAAGCCGACGGCCACGTCCCCTGCCATGAAGAGGCTTGTGTCCGCGTAACCGGCCCCCAGGGCGGTGCCGAAGTCGAGGGCCGGTTCATCGCCCGGCGCCATGCTGAGGCTCGAATCCGGAGATAGGGTTTCGATTACGGCGTCTGTTGGGCTGCCCTCCGCAGCATCCCCGGCAGGTTTCTGACTTTTACTGCGGCGATTTTCCAGGTAGTCGTGGTCGAGTTGCTTTCTTTGGGCCTTGGAAAGACCCTCTCGAGAGGGGGGATGAACGGTGTCACGGAAGGGGGGAAGCTCATCAAAGGGGCCGGTCCATGGTTTGCGGCCCGGTTGGGCCTTGCGTTGATTCCAGGAGCGGACCGCGTCCCTGACCGAGTCG
Coding sequences within:
- a CDS encoding PKD domain-containing protein; this translates as MKGKLYLLVSIFVFLVCLSPPAGANDAKSHSAGADHILIVLKSESPGQMAVARKALQKAGVRIRSTYPPSVLIGSTSSQIIPGLAELPFVEVVSIGPLEPGSFLHRDDSVRDAVRSWNQRKAQPGRKPWTGPFDELPPFRDTVHPPSREGLSKAQRKQLDHDYLENRRSKSQKPAGDAAEGSPTDAVIETLSPDSSLSMAPGDEPALDFGTALGAGYADTSLFMAGDVAVGFFFVPGDDGDWDKAAIDPAFDLNTAALEQFIEDQPNAGLSFTFVKEVSKSGKPNAAPADLNAYVNDLRNLYQTDWAYAVLVRNGPGRAYATLGGPSTTIFNADFRGGAALRHETMHIFNALDQYCPDACRSPIEREGYLNVINANAQTNDGNGYFWGAGEGLPDIMISTYETIGPYSGGQIGWRDSDGDGILDPLDTVPETAVLGYTGTETFTFTGVATDRALASRNLFISDVTLNTITAVEYRINGGPWIPAQPVDGIFDWGEEEFTFTTPPLPNGLYAIETRGTNSVGNREEALNPTDLVVTDSTVPDAPPLPGLTVSPTEGSSESLFTFDASSSLDIEDGASSLEARWDFEDDGTWDTPFAPSLETTRSGLAPGSYTVRVELRDRLGAIQSTARDYSVSASNLPPQARFTVTPENQHGPSETLVIQLDAGTVSDAEDLAGELQVRWDFDDDGTWDTPYAAEKALAHAYALPKGLALPDSIVDTPGEARKIEVVGSYAYVAGGSGGLQVLHIEDRANPSVVGSLALTGSAYDLQAVGNHLFVASSGGGFQIIDITFPATPTLVNVLSPPSSPLSLNVAGNYAYLAAGSSGLQVVDVSTPSSPVLIGAAATPGYASGVAVSGNFAYVADNFGGVQVFNVTNPAQPLLVASYATGGTALEVKVVNNLLYVSAYDAGLQILDITDPANPAPFGALDTTETIRSLAISGDYGYLAASDWGVLAVDLSDPAQPTTIGTYQNSGLAIHVAVDGSTLFLADYQDGVRLADLTLPLPLTSLDRTFSHTVRMEVRDSAGQTAQATRDIWAVSYNNPPQNDLLDVSEKEVMFTELAGTYNTPGTAYGVDLSGNLAYVADGTGGLQILDTSNPSQLALVGQIPTSTPAHDVQVSGSLAYLAADAGGLLVMDVSDPTQPAQVAFADTPGSAEGIHVVGNFAYVADAMEGLQIIDISDPFSPVLVGGVDTPAYTLSVFVSGTYAYVSDFGGGIQIVDVTDPAAPFIAANYATPSYADELVISDGLAYVAERYDGLEILDLSDPLQPVSLGSFDTLGAAIGVDVADGFAYVADYGQGLQIIDVTDPGNPVLKGSLFLPNYARNARANGQSVYVANDEVGLLSVISRPGIELTATAYVNDPDQFTTWDGTLEYRWDFDADGIWDTLFSGTAEALITLQGDEQAPISIVCEASDRFNAATTLAAEYQPPPPVNTPPVAMANGPYTGSIQAPVFLSGAGSYDVNGDPLTYLWDFGDGATATEQDPSHSYTAAGVYTVVLTVTDPTGASAADTTSVTIDEGSVNVPPVADAGSDRTVLVRQETTFDGSASYDPDGTLVSFQWDFGDGAADTGATVVHKYKKTGTYTLTLTVTDDANEQAQNSAVITVVK